The DNA segment GGAGTCTTCATCTGTACTGTCTTCAATGATTTTTCCACGGTCGTCGTTCTCTTCGTCACTGATAGTACTATCATTCTTTCTGTGTCTCTTTTTATTCTGGCAATTCTTATggaaattatataaattgagtGTTGTTTGATCTAGAGTCCCTTCTCTGTAAACAAAATTACCACCTTCTTCGTCTATTCGACGCCACTTCCTATTTCGATCATGGTTTCGATATAATGGCAATCCTCTGTGAATAAGCAACATGAATTTGTTTtcagaaaaatataaattttcatattGTTGACTGATTTAGATTCATGACTCATGGGGGAAGAAACACTTTACATGTATTGATCATTTATACTTGGTTTTTTTTCAAGACAATTGAATTACTTGAATAAAAGACTAGCATTTTAAACTTAAtccatattttcaaaaatagaaaaaagatgcatttcaatttcatcacataaaaaaatgaattaaaatattttaaaaagtaagtAAGAATAATTTATCATTCGCACCTTTTAAGTTTTTTTCCACCAAATAATACCAAGTAAAAACACAAACAAGAATCCACATGCGGTCATCCAACTGAAAAGCTTCAAATCTTGAATAGATTTATTAAGCTTTATTCagaatttgaaataataaaaaaaaaatggttgtttATAGGAAAAGGGTGATTCAAGTCTTCGACAGTAGCAGcaagatttttcttttaatattcaCCGAAAAATGAAGTACTAATACCAATGCATCATTATTATCTAAGTTGTTTGGCCCCTTTCTATTCATTTCCCCTATATTTATAAGCTAGCTTACTTTTGGTTTatgtgttttcttttctttttttttttttttttggtttattttagtttctacattttttttccatttttggttattataatttcagttttggtttaattttagtcattatacttttaaactattcaatttagtccttgaCTTTAACTttcaaactttaaaaaagttGTCATTTTGAtcccttaaaaataaaatagatatgaaaataaattaaccaACCAGATCACTTTTTAAAGTCTCAAATGAACCAAAACTGAAAGTAgtagaattaaatcaaacattttaaaaatatagggatcaaaatgaacaaaaattgtaaatatatttaccaaaatgaaacaaaaccaAGAATTATTTGCTAAGTaggatttaaataaaattataaacatgCTCAGTTACACAAATTAGcataatattgtttttttagctTTAAATGTCAATTTCACCCCTGGATGTTAGTtggtatactttttttttaactaaaaaaactattttattttttaatcttcttttgTGTTTATATGCCTTGCTATCTacttaaaataaatgaatagatttgttcaaaataaataaataaatggataAATCTNAATTCAAATATTTGGAAGAAAGGTGAAAATCTTACCACGAAAACATAAGGATTCAGACAGaagtatagtttttttttttttaaactaaaaactaaatcatTGTGAAACATTCTTTAACTTTAATTCTTACTTCTAAAATCTCCATTTATAAAATTCTACTGCAGTCCATatcaagaaaagaaaggaaaaaaaaaaaaaaagcattatctaacttatgaaaaatgtttttttttttatgaaaattaatttattcaaaatatGATGTAATCTCATTTATTATCTATACACTAATATACACTATTACACACAATCATCTTTATGATAGAGacataaatatgaaatttaagGAAAATTGACAAttagaattttatattaaagttAATGTCAAgagatttaatgaaatttgaaaaattaaagttgacaatttaaattataaaagacTTGATGAAAATAATGGGGGGGAGGGGGAGagatttaatgaaaattgataacTTAAATGTCAAAAGATAAAAACAGAAAGCATAAAATAAcatgaataaaatataaataaacaaatttcatttaataacaTGAAATGTGgaaataagaaattaaaaggTGTTTATTTTTTGTGGTCATGTGTTAGGTGATAAATGCAAGTAGCATGTGGAAATTACAGTGTATTGATATACATGCAGGCGTTGAGTTTCGTGCTGTCCAATACTTTAAAATATAATCTTctcaatattaattaattcttttaagtttaaatactatttgaATCCTATATTTTcgattttgattcattttgatctctatatttccaaaatatttattttgatctccatacttttaattttgatgaaataaACCAAAGTATCTCAATAATCAAAAGttaaagaccaaaatgaactaaagttgAACGTACaagaatcaaaataaatatttaaaaagtttatacaccaaaatgaaccaaaattaaaagtataggaatcaaaataaaaatataaagaccaaATTAGTATTTAACTCATTTAAAAATGTTAGCATCAAACACagaataataaattaatcaatatttggttaaaatataaattcaaccTGACTAAACATGAACAAGTTTcaaatataaagactaaaacgatatttataaaattattttattgtaatgaaaatttatgattattttgtaatccaaattaaatataatttgaaactacttgcataattttattttattattattattttttgttaccTTACTTAACCATAACCCAAAgttccaaataataaaatttgttatttaaccaatttcacTACCAAACCAATATTTATTTACCTTTCGAGAATAGGAAATATTTAtgttaaaaacttaaaataccattttatacatatatttttatttgattttagtaaatatttaattttagtctatGTATCTTCATTAAAATTGCTaaacaatataaaatttttgggaaataatatgtaaatatgttgatttcttaaaattacaccaactaaaattgaacatttaaaattaaaaatacaaaaattaaacaaaatgatattttaccATAAATATTTCCTATTCTCAAAAGGTGAATAAAATACTGTTTCCTTTTCAGTAGCAAAATCggttataataacaaattctCTGGTTTGAAACTTTGGGTTACCGttaatatacaaaaaaaaaaacttaaattatgCCAGTGgttttaaattacatttaatttaaataataaaataatcataatttgttcattaaaaaataattttataaatattattttagtacAAGAATTTcgaatttttgaaaatatgttccattttataaattattattaatttttacttGATCAATTTTAACCATgttactaaatttaagatttattagtaatagactaaaattaaacaaacaattGTAAACCAGTTCTTAATtgttttctcaaaatttatatgttttagaaatcaaaaacaTTTTTAGAAAGGTGTAAGAAACacgtttgaatttttttttgaaaaaatagaaataggAAACATAAAATCAAATGTCTTAATAAAACTGCACATAAGTGGAAATAACAATCAATGAtttatttctaataaaataaatataataaactaaagTACAAATCAATTcgaaataatattaaaaaaattaacatactTAGTCAATTTGaaacttatatatatgtgtgtgtgtgcagGTAAAGAGTCGGatataagaagaaaaatattgtcCAAAATTGACTTTTCATACTTGAGAAAAAAAGGGTGGCCCTTAATACTTATACCATTTATGAaacgaaaataataatattaataactaattttaatatattatatggttCTGTTTTAAACAGTAACCAAAAATTATTAAACACGAATGAAAGATTTCCCTCCCCTCTTATCGACAAGATGAAAAttctattgaaaaaaaaaagctgtAAATCATCAGAGCAGAATCAAGTTGAAACTTACATGCATTTCATCAGTGAACAACAaattcaaaaaaggaaaaaaaaaaaaccagaatattttgttttttcagtTTATATTTAACAAACCAGTAGTCAACTATGAATCTTCTAAAATCAgagttgaaaatttgaaaaaaagagCAATGAATTTCgtcaaaaatttgaaaagaaacgAAAAGAAGGTGAACGAAATCCGAAGAATCGTTCAACATCAAGAAAATCGAAATAGCACAGAGAAAtttccagaaaaaaaaaagtaaagaaaaagcACAAAATCAAGAGGATTAACAACATTGTTACCTGATATGGAAGAGATCGGAGATATCAAATTTCTCGAGATAAAAATTGACGGCATCGAGAAATGCTCTGTATGTATAAATGTGAAGACCGTCGATTCTCGGATACGGCAGTCGCGGTGTAGGCGGCGACGGAGAAACCGATTTGGTGCGGCAATCAGCGGCGGAGTATTTATAAGATTTCCAGGAGATTCCGGCGCCGTTGACGGCCGGTTCTAGGGCGATGAAGCCTAAAGTAGCCATTATAGGTTCGAGCTCGTCGTGCGTCATGATTGGCTTGAAGGTTTTGGTGAACCAGACGGCTAACTTGCGCATGGACTCCCTGAGGCAGTCCTCCATTATTGACGTCGGCGGAGCTCCGGCGACTCAATCGGAAAAGGAATCGGAAAATCGAAGGGGTTTAGGGAAGAGGGAAAAGAGAGAGGTTTTGAAGAGGTTTCTTTGGGAGGAAGGGATGTTGAATGTAAGGATTTTAGGGAGAATTTTTAGAGTGCAAATTTGAAGGGGTCTACTGCTTTACTTTGCCCTCTAACTTCTCATAAAATTACTCATTTGCCACTgcgttttttccttttttgatttaaaaaataagaataataataataattattattattattattttggcaAAACGGTCTGAACCGTGGATTTGGAAGATGTAGTCAAGGCCAGGGCCAATTATCGTGATCGCGatttttgcatgtttttatcgatattcaatgaaaatttcatttcatgtaaattaattcataaagcttaaaaaaagaattaaaaataaaatatcaaggTAACTATAACATAATTAATAAACAtgtaacttgtttaaaaatatatttatttattaatttaaatatcttttgtcttttttgttattatatttttttcataaatattcatttcatctatattttcataaattttaaattttgatactTCATAATGTAACAATTTCTTTAGTTTGTGTTACTAAAGTAACATtgagttttaaattatttttagattaatttttaaattatatttttagttcTTCTTGCCTTCTAAATATTAGATggcatttttatttaataatacaATTGAAATGAATCTCATAAAGAAACAATAAGAAGATATgctataataataaaatgtatgaattaataatgtttaatcTAAAACAATATACTTGCCATTAGTAGTGTTGGATGATATAATAAGAATAAACCAGATTGATTGGTATTATAAAGAAGGAAACTAAACTGATGTCTAATATAGAATGATAGTTCGGTTTATCGTCAGTTTATCCTCGATTTTttgtccttttcttttttttagttccaaacttttattttattttttattttttttatgtcttGAGTTTTTGCTTTTGATagtttttataataaaaaattgatcatAATCAATAATTGTTTGTTTTCTCTTAATACAAACTAAGATGcccaattttatattttaaaaaattaccaaACAAAAGCAATGCATGAATTTAGTtcgatatcaatttgaattttcgatttttcaatttttcgtTGAACTCTAGTTATAGTAGATATCTAATTTGGGAAAAAAGCCATATCTATATTGAGGGAAAAAAGCTACATAAATAGTAATATGAATATTGTGCTATGCCAATATTGTTTGAACGACCTAAAAATTGTAATCATTTACTATTTTTACTTATTGTCATCGTCAAGATTTAAAGTAAAGAACTAGATCATTTGTCAACATGAGCGtaactcaactgacatagtGTTCGTATTCTCGATTTCATGGTTAGAAATTCAATTCTCTCATcacacactttaattacaatacctttgtaaaatgtatatatatatataatataatataaattaagaaattaggTGTCTAAAATTTTAGATTTGGTTCAATAGAAAAGAATCTATAGGGTGAGGAGACGCAATTTTGACCTAAAAATTGATAGTATAAATTGTATGCAGATTAAAATATACTTGGTAAGAATATAAATGGAATTTTTCCTAATTCTTTTTTTGGTGTATTTTCATTTGAAGTTTAGGTATGGTTTTAGAATTTTGGCTAACTTTTGGGTGATTGCCTTATTACCTCTTCCTGCAAAAAAAGGTAAATCAATTGATAGAATACCCAACTGGTATAATACAACTTAAGGTAATCACCAAAAAGTTAGCCAAATAAACcaaaaattcataattcaagagtaaattaaaattatacttACCTAACTTCGATTAGAAGTTTGGAGACAATTGTTGTGCGTGAAAAAGTGAATACTTATTTTAGTTAAGTATGGAGACTGGCCCATAAGATTGATCATCAAGCCATAGAATTATTTAGTTAAGTATGGAGATCACTCATAGTGTCGATTATCAAGTTATAAATTTATTTCGCTAAGTATGAAAACGACCCATAGGACTAGCCATCAAACCATAAGTTTACTTGTCTAGGTATGGAGACCGACCCATAAGATCGCTCGTCAAGCCATAAAGCCTAAGTATGGAGGTTGATTGATAGGGATGACCATATAGCTTGAGGAGGCTTGAACCTATGTAAGCAAATATTATGTCTAAGGGTCCGTTTGAATTACACACATTGTTTCATggatatagatattaaatatatgagatttaAATGTATGAGTTTTAAATGTTTTGAATAATTAATGCTCAACTGGCATAGTGCTTGTACTATCAATCTCGAGGTCTGAGGTTCAATTCccccaccccacactttaattacaatacatttaaaaaaacaataggGTGCTTGTTTTGCGTGGGCGGTCGTTGTGGACTGTTTGGAGCGAGGTtgggaggtcttggtgcttAAGGGCTATCTTGCgaagtagagatagattcaagcattCGGGTTCGTTTGATGATTGGCGATGGACgatcttgttttgtttggtgggatccttggcTGCTGGGGGGCGCGATTTTGGATTCATACTGGTttaggtctgtctcttatacacatctagatgtgtataagagacaggtcttgttttgtttggtgggatccttggcTGCCGGGGGGCGCGATTTTGGATTCATACGGGTCTACGGTGGTTCATGATGCAAGGAGAAGTTTAAAAGCGCTGTTGTCGGAGTTCatggatggtgagggaggttggaggtggcctaTAGTGTCTTGGGAGTTGCTTGAGATCTGGGGTTTTATCCGGGGCCTAGAGTGAAGGAAGAGGATTATTGGGTTTAGGTGTCAGATGTTAGTGGTCGGTTTTCTATCGCTAGTGCTTGGGAGAGTATACGTCATTGGGTGTCTTGGGCTGGTATTTTGTGGGCGGGGGTAGTATTCTGCGTCACTCCTTCTGTGCGTGGTTAGCAGTGAGAGACAGGTTGGGTACGCGagattggttgaggagttggggtATGTTGTTAGAGAGAGGTGTCTTCTGTATGGGGGAGGTGTGGAGTCAggggatcatttattttttgagtgtaAGTTTGGGAAAGAGGTGTGGTCTGGTATGTTACGTTAGTTGGGTTCGTTGCATCGGATGGCGGGTTgggatgtagagttgagttggttgtgccgagtgggtcgggtaagggggtgcgtagtaagttgttccNgggatcatttattttttgagtgtaAGTTTGGGAGAGAGATGTGGTATAGTGTGTTACGTTAGTTGGGTTCGACGCATCGAGTGGCTGGTTAGGATGTAAAGCTGAGTTGGTTGTGCCGAGTGGGGTTGGGTAAAGAggtgcgtagtaagttgttccgtattttctggtgtgcttccatatactacatatgGCAGAAGCGTAATCGACGGCTGCATGGAGGTCGATCGAGGTCGGTGTCTGCTCTgattcaccttatggtctctacggttcgtgctcGTGTTACTTCCTGGCGGATtgaccttcttggtcttatctagtaTATGTACGGATGCGTTTTCTTTTTGAGCTTTACGTTGTTCTTTTTTTGTTGCAGCCCCTAGTTTGTGGGGTTTTGAGTTCTTTTCTCTGTCTTTCTCCTTGGTGGTTTGCAAGTTTGTTATGTGTTGATTTTGTTCTGGTCTTATCTTGttggctttgttttggttttgttgccCTGTCTTTGTttgtgctttgttgctttgatgtcTTGATCCCGGGCTGTGAGAtccccttgttgttgtataataatatcacttattctaaaaaaaatttaatatttataagttaAGTATATGTGTATAGAAAgcaaaactaaataattacttGTTTAAATACAAGGGACCAATTATTGTAGTCATCAAATAAATTTAGCATTActtaatcaataaaaataaattaatacttTTATACTAAATCtttattaaacataattaattgatttaaattaattactaaaaataattaaattattaaaaattaattagaatatcgataatcataataataataataatttatattaaatagttaaaatgacataaaatattaattgtaaagatattagttgaaat comes from the Benincasa hispida cultivar B227 chromosome 5, ASM972705v1, whole genome shotgun sequence genome and includes:
- the LOC120077705 gene encoding uncharacterized protein LOC120077705, which encodes MEDCLRESMRKLAVWFTKTFKPIMTHDELEPIMATLGFIALEPAVNGAGISWKSYKYSAADCRTKSVSPSPPTPRLPYPRIDGLHIYTYRAFLDAVNFYLEKFDISDLFHIRGLPLYRNHDRNRKWRRIDEEGGNFVYREGTLDQTTLNLYNFHKNCQNKKRHRKNDSTISDEENDDRGKIIEDSTDEDSICIVSLKDVIT